DNA sequence from the Acidobacteriota bacterium genome:
TCGGCACCTCGACCTTCATGACGTCCACGCCGTAACGGTCCTTCGTGAACTCCTTCATGCTGCCGATGACGACCTCCGGCTTCTTCTTCGCGAACTCGAAGCCCTTCTCGTCCATCCCTTCCTCGTATCCCACGAACTCGAGGAAGAACGGGATGTCGTTCGCGCGGCACTCGTCACCGATGCGCTCGACCCACGCGTGCTTCACCTCGTTGATCTTCCCGGGGTCGAACGGCGTGTAGTACAGGAGGATCTTGATGCAGTCCGCGCCCGCTTCCTTCAGGCGCCGCACCGACCAGTGGTCCAGCAGGTCCGGCAGCCGCCCGGGCGTGTTGGCGTCGTAGCCGGTCTTCTCGTAGGCCATCAGCAGCCCGGCATTTTTCGCGCGGCGCTTCGACGCCGGAAGCCCCCATTCGGGGTCGAGCAGGATCGCGCTCGCGTGCGGCGTGAGCACCTCGGTCACGATCGACTTGAACTGCTCCATGTCGGCGTCGGTGATCTCGCCGCTCTTCTCCTTCGCCAGCGACTTCTTCAGGGACCCGCGCTGGTCCATGGCCGCGGCGGCGATCACGCCGCGCTCGTTCGATACGGCCTTCATGCCCGCCAGCTTGCCCGCACTCAATTTCATGCTTCCTCCGAAACAATGGATTTTACTACCGGGAACCGGAACTCCTCCACGGACGCGTCGGCGAGCGCTTTCTCGATCAGCGCCTCGACCGGCAGCGCCGACTCGGCCGCCTCCACATCCTCCACGCGCGCCCTGGTCGCGGGATGGCGCGGCGTGAACAGCGTGCAGCAGTCCTGGTCGGGGATGATCGAGATGCGATACGTGCCAAGCTGCTCGGCCTGCGCCGTGATTTCTTCCTTGTCCATCCCGACGAGCGGGCGCAGGATCGGCAGCCGGACGGCGCTGCCGATCACCGCCATGTTCTCGAGAGTCTGCGACGCCACCTGGCCGACCACCTCCCCGGTCACGAGCGCCTTCGCCCTCACGCGCCCGGCAATCCGCGCCGCGATGCGCAGCATGATCCGGCGATAGACGACGACGCGAAGGGGCGGCGGCACCGAGAGGAGCGCCTGCTGCTGGATGTCGCCGAACGGCACGACGAACAGTCGCGAGTGCAGCTGGTGCCGCGCGAGCACCTGCGCCAGCTCGCGCGCCTTCTCCTGCGACGCGCGCGAGAGGACCGGGTAGCTGTGAAAGTGCACCAGCGTGGCCCGGCAGCCGCGGCGCATCATGCGCCACGCGGCCACCGGCGAGTCGATGCCCCCCGAAAGGAGGCACACGACGCGGCCGCTTGCGCCGACGGGCAGCCCGCCCGCCCCCGCCTCCCTGCCAAAGAAATAGAACGCCTCTCTCGTGAGCAACTCGACATGGATCGTCAGCGCGGGATTCGACAGGTCCACCCGCCACCCCTTCGCTTCCTTGATGCGGCCGCCGATCTCGCGTTCGATCGCCGGCGACGGCATCGGAAAGCGCTTGTCGGCGCGCTTGACGGACGCGCGGAACGTTGCGGCCTCGGTCGAACCGAGGTCGGCGAGGATCTCGCGGCTGATGAGGTCGAAGATGTCCGATGGCGCCGAGGCCGGATCGAACGCCACCCGTCCCGCCCGTGCGAAGTTGCCGACTCCGGACACGAGCTTCAACCGATCGCGCACGGCGCTCCAGTCCGCGCCGGGACCGAGCTGAAGCTCGATGCGCCCCATCAGCGGTCGCACCGCTCTCACGTCCAGGCCGGCGGTCGCCTCCTTCAGATTGCGGACGAGCCGCGCGACGAACCAGGGACGGTTCTTCCCTTTGAGGGCGATCTCCTGGTAATGGACGACGACGGACTTCATGGATCTGGTGATCTGGTGATCTGGTGAATTGGTGATTTGGTGATTACCGCCTCGGCGGCGGCGTTGCCGCTCCTCACGGCTCCCTCGATCGTACCCGGTAGGCCCGTGTCGATCCAGTCGCCCGCGAGGAAAAAGCCCGGGACCGCCGTGACCGTGGCCGGACGGCGGACGTCCCGCTGTGCGGTGGCGAACGTCGCGTGGCGCTCGCGGACCACGGTGCCGCGCACGAGCGCCGCGCGCCGGGCTCGCGTGAGACGGCTGCGGATGTCCGCCTCCGCGATCCGCAGGATTTCCTCGCTCGTGCGGTCCACCAGCTCGATCGCGCCGCTCACCGTGCACGACAGGTGCGATGCGTCGCGCCCCTTCTCGAACGCCCACTGGACCGTGCAACCCGGAAGGCCCACGAACGGCTCCTCCATCACCGGCCGGTCGAACCACAGGTTCGCCGTGACGATGGGCCGCGAGGTGATGCGCGCGGCCGTCGCCGCTGTGTCTTGCAGCGCGCGCGGGATTGAGTCGAACAGGCTTCCAAACGTGTTCCACGGAACCGAGGACACGACGCTGCGGCACGGCACCATCTCGGACCCGATCCGCACGCCGCTCACGGCCCCGTCGTCGATGACGACCTTCGCAAGCGCGTTGAGCCGGACGGTGCCACCCCGCGATTCGATGAACGCACGGGCCGGCCGGGCGTACATCTCGTCCAGAGGTACGGCCGGCATGGCAACCGCGGCGTGGGCCGGGCCGTTGCCGAACATGAGCGACAGCACTCGGGCGAACGCGTCGGCGGACGCCAGTTCAGGTGGCTCGTTGAGCGCCGCGACCGCCAGCGGCTCCCACAGGAAGTCGCGCAGACGCCGGGTCTGCCTGAGACTTCGCAACCATTCGGCGACCGACGTCTGGCCGTCGCCCTCCTCGTCCTCGTGCCTCGTGCCCCGTGCCTCGTGCCTGGTCACGGCGCGCCATACCCGCAACGCCGCCCACCGATCGCGCCACCGCAGCGCATCCCAGTCAATCAGGCCGCCCGCCAGGTGGAAGGGGGATGGCAGGTCGGGGCAGCGCAGGCGCGTCACGCGCCCGCGCACGTCGATGAACGGAACGTCGAGCGACGGCTGCAGGCGAACGTTCGCGGCGGCGCCGATCGTGCGGAGGAAATCGAGCGTCTCGGTGTAGCAGCCGAACATCACGTGCTGGCCGTTGTCCACCAGGGCGCCCGTCACGCGATCCGGAAACGCGGTGGCGCGCCCGCCGAGGCGCGGCCGCGCCTCCACGGCAAGCACGCGCAGACCCGCCTGCGTGAGACGGACGGCGGCGGCGAGGCCGGCAAACCCGCCGCCGACGACCACCGTGTCGATTACCGCCACGCGGCCTGCGCGGCGCCCAGCATGATGCGGAACCAGGTCGCCACCGCCACCCATGCGCGGACGGGACGCGCCACCGACAGCCGCCTGGTGAACACGTCGTATTGCGCGCGTTCGATCCGCCGCAGAAGGGAAAAATAGATGGCGCCCATGATCTCGGCTGGAATGAGCCGGCGCCTGTCCTCGCGCGGTAGCGCGGCCCGCGCGCGCGTGAAGTAATGGCGTGCGCGCGCGCCAAACGCTTCGAGCAGCGCGCGCACGCGGGGGGGCATCGCCCCCTGTGCGGCCGCACGCAGATCCGCTTCGCTGACCTCGTGCCGGCGCATGTCTTCGACCGGGATGTAAATCCGCCCGCGCGCGAGATCGGACGGGACATCCCGCAGGATGTTCGTGAGCTGGAGCGCGATGCCGAGCTCCACCGCGTAGTCGCGTGCCGAGGCACTGTGATAGCCGAAGATCTCGACCGAGAGCAGGCCCACGGCGGACGCGACCCTGAGACAGTATCGGTAGAGATCGTTGAACGTCGCGTAGCGCTTCTGCGTGAGGTCCATCGCGACGCCGTCGAGCAGATCGTCGAACGGCTGCCGCGGGAGGCGGAACTGGCGGACCACGCCCGCGAGGCGGCGCCCCACGCCGGTCTGCGGCTCTCCCTCGCCATAACAGGCCGCCACCTCGGCGCGCCACTTCGCCAGGTGCGCCGCGCCGCTCTCCTCGTCTGCCGCCAAATCCACCGCATCGTCTGCGGCGCGGCAGAAATCCCAGAGCGTGATGATGGCCTCGCGCCGCTCCCGTGGGAGGGCGAGGAACGCGTAATAGAAGGAGGTGTTTCTCGCCACTACTTCATCTTTCGCACGTCGCGCCACACCATCGCCCGCCACGCCAGGACGGGGACGTCGGCCGTCGACAGCGCCGGCCGACGGGCGAACACGTCGAAGCCGCGCCGTTCGAGCCGATCGAGGATCCGCACGCCGCCGAGCCACGTGAGGCGCAGCTCCCAGCGCAGGCGGCCGCGCACCTCGCCGGCGATGCCGCGCCCGTCCTCGAACAGCGCGCGCGTCCGCGCGGCCACGGCGTGGAGCGCGGCACGCAGGGCCGGGGTCAGGCGCCGCCCGGCCACGTCCTCTTCGCTCGCGCCCGCGGCGGCGAGATCGTCACGCGGCACGTAGAGCCGTCCCTTGTCCCAGTCGCGCTCCAGGTCCTGCCAGAAGTTCGTGAGCTGCAGCGCCGTGCAGACGGCGTCCGACTGGCGGTCCAGGTGCGGGGCATCGTATCCCGCGATGCGGAGCACCAGGCGGCCGACCGGGTTCGCCGAGCGCGTGCAGTAGTCGAGCACGTCGGCCCAGGTCGCGTACCGCTTCACGCGCACGTCCTGCCTGAACGCACTGATCAGGTCGTCAAACAAGGCGATCGGCAGGTGGCAAGACTTTATCGTATGTGCCACCGCGATGAAGACCGGATCCGTGGCCGGCGAGGTCACGGCGGCGTGGAGGCGTGCCCGCCAGTCGTCGAGCAGGCGCTCGCGCTCCTCGGGCGTTCGATCCCCCTCGTCTGCGAAATCATCAGCGGTGCGCGCGAAGGCGTAGAGCGCCGCCACGTGCGGCCGCATGTGCGCCGGCAGCAGAAGCGATGCCACGGGGAAATTCTCGTAGTGGGTGCGGGCCAGCCGTTCGCAGGCCCTGTACGCATCCGCCAGCTGTGCGGACGCCGGGGCCGGCGCCGCTACCATTCCATCTCCGGCGCCCCCGCGCGGTGATTGGCCGCGCGTGCCATCACGAACAGCAGGTCCGAGAGGCGATTGAGATAGACGACGACGTCCTGGACGGCGGCATCGCCGAGGCCGACGACGGCGCGCTCCGCGCGGCGGCAGACGGTGCGCGCGACGTGCAGCGCTGCGCCCGGGGGGCACCCGCCGGCGAGAATGAACCGGCGCAGCGGCGGCAACTCGGACTCCAGCTTATCGATCCACTCCTCGAGCCGCGTGACATCGCCGGATCCGATCGACGCCTTTGTGACGCGCTCGGCGATGCGGTGCGCGGGATCGGCAAGGCGGGCACCAAGCGCGAAGAGGTCGCGCTGGATCTGGTCGATCATGCCCGCCAGCGCCGCGTCGAGCGGAGGCCTGCCCGCCCGCACCAGGCCAAGCCACGCGTTCAGCTCATCCACCTCGCCGTAAGCCGACACACGCGGGTCCGCCTTGCTGACGCGCGTGCCGTCGAAAAGTCCCGTTTCGCCGGAGTCCCCGGTTCGCGTATAAATCTTCACTGCCCCAATTATACGGATGCCCCACACGAACGCTCTGCCCGCACCCCCGGTAAGGCGCAAGTTCAGGACGAAGCTGCTGGCCTGGTATCGCGCGAACGGGCGCGATCTGCCCTGGCGGCGGACGCGCGATCCCTATCGCGTGCTGGTCTCGGAGGTGATGCTCCAGCAGACCCAGGTCGATCGCGTGCTGCCGAAATACGCCGAATGGCTGGAAAAATACCCGACATTCGAGGTGCTCGCCGCCGCGGACCCGCAGGACGCGACGCGCACGTGGTATCCGCTCGGGTACAACATCCGCCCCCGGCGGCTGCACGCGATCGCCCAGGAGGCGGTAACCCGTTACGGCGGCGCGCTGCCGTCGGACGGAGAGACGCTGCAGTCGTTCAAAGGCATTGGGGCCTACACGGCGGGCGCGGTCCTGAGCTTCGCCTTCGGGCAGCGCGCGGCGATCCTGGACACCAACGTCGCGCGCGTGCTGCACCGGATATTCGTCGCGCGCGGAGACGCCAGGGCCCACGCGGCGAGGAAGCACCTGTGGGCGCTGTCGCGAACGGTGCTGCCGTTGCGGCACGTCTACGACTTCAACCAGGCGTTGATGGACTTCGGGGCGACGCTCTGCACGGCGCGCAAGCCCCGATGCCCCGAATGCCCTCTGCGCAGCATGTGCCGGACGTATGCCCGACTCGATAACGGTCGTCGCCGCGGTCGTTGAGCGCGATGGCGCGTTCCTGGTGACGCGCCGGCTGGACGGAACGCACCTCGCCGGGATGTGGGAATTTCCCGGTGGAAAGTGCGATCCGGGCGAAAGTCACGGCGCGTGCCTGGCCCGCGAGATGCGCGAGGAGCTGGCGGTGGAGATCCGCGTGCGCGAGAAGATCCTTGGGGTCGCCTACGACTACCCCGAGCGGTCGATCGCGCTGCACTTCTACCGGTGCGATCTTGCGGGCGAGCCGGTGCCGCAACTGGGGCAGCAGATGCAGTGGGCGCCGCGCGCCGCGCTGCGCGACCTCGACATGCCGCCTGCGGATGCGGACGTGATTGAACTGCTGTCGAGGTGAGCGGGTGCCCGACGCGGCCGTCGACAGCCCGCGGAGCGCTGAGAGAGGACAAACCGCCCGCCTGCGCGCTTCGCGCTTCGGCGCGCGGGCCGGAGCACGCGTTCCCGCGTGCGGAACCCGTTCGCGGCAGCCGGCAGTGCCTCCGGCCGCTCACCGCGTCACACGACGGCCACGCCCGCGTCGAACGTTGTGCCGGACTCCGCAAGATCGCGCGAGACATACCCGAGCGCGACACCTTTGCGCCGTCGCGGCGACCAGGCGACCGACGTGAGCTTCCCCACCTCGCGGCCGCCTTTCGCGAGCGGCGCCTCCGCGGAGGGCAGGTCCGCCTCCGACGCGGCGTCGATTGCGAGCCGCACGAGCTTTCTGGCGACGCGGCCGTGCCCGCGATGCAGGACGCGGATGATCACTTCCTGCCCCACGTAGCAGCCCTTCGTGAAGCTGATCGCGCGCGATTCGATCCCGGCCTCGAGCGGAATCGTCGTTTCATCCATGTCCTTGCCGAACAGCGGCACGCCGGACTCGACGCGGAGCGTGTTCACGGCTCCCTCGCCGGCGTCGCGTGCGCCTGCCGCGCGCAGCGCGTCGCGCACCGCGCCGGTCGCGTCTGCCGGCGCCAGGACTTCGATCATCGGGACGTCCCACGCCGCGTCGCTGAAGACCACGAGCCCCGGCGTCGCGGCGCGAACCGGCTCGAGGATCCGCGGCGCATCGGGTCCCGCCACGGCCAGCCGGCCGTACTCCGATGAGGCGTCGCGCACCGCCACGTCTTCAGTGAAAATCGAGAGGTCGAAGCGCGCGGCGAGCGGCGCCGCCTGCTCGCGGGCGACGTCGAGCAGCACGAACGCGTCGAGCACGAGCACGTGCATGTCCGCGATCATGCGGCCTTGAGGCGTCAGGAACGCGGCGTAGCACGACGCGCCTGGCGCCAGCGCCTCGATGTCGTTGGTCAGCACGCCCTGCAGGAACGATCGACGGTCGTTGCCGTCGAGCCGAACCACGCCGCGGCCGCTCCGGTCGATCAGACCCGCGCTCCCCCGCAACGCCTCGTACTCGGGTATTCTCACGATGATGGCTTCCTTACAACATCTTAGCGTGCTCGCGGCCGTGCTCCTGGCCGCCGGCACCGCGTCGGGCCAGGAACGCACCGGGGACCCCGCGCCGGGGCCCGCCAACTACACGATCTTCATCAAGGGGCAGCGGGTCGGCCACGAGGAGGCGAACCTCGTGCGCACGCCCGACGGCTGGCGCATTTCGTCGTCGTCGCGGATGGCCGCCGGCCAGATGACGCTCGAGAACCGGCACTTCGAGGTCCGCTACGGGCCCGACTGGCAGCCGATCGAGCTCCGCATCGACGCGGTCATCAACGGCAAGCCGCTCGCGATCACCACGTCATTCACCATGACGACGGCGGTGAGCGAGATCACGTCGGGAGACACCACCAACACGAAGAGCGACACGATTTCGGCGAGAGCGCTCGTCGTGCCCAACAACTTTTACGCCGGCTACGAAGCGGTGGCCGCACGGCTGATGAACGTTGAAAAGGGGGCGCAACTTCCGGCCTACGTCGCCCCCACAGGCGAAGTGCCGCTGATCGTCGAGGACATCGCGGAGGAGCAGATCCAAACAGCGGGCGGCACCCTGGCCGTGCGTCGCTTCCGGCTGACGTTCCAGAACCTGGGCCTGCCGGTGGCCGCGGACGTCTGGGTGGACGGCCGGGGCCGGATGGCTCGGCTCGAGGTCCCCGCCGTATCGCTGCAGGTCGTCCGAGAAGAGCTGGCGACCGCGATGACGCGGTTCGAGGTGGCAGCGCATCCGGGCGACGAGCCGGCGACGATTCGCGCCAACGGGTTCAACCTCGCCGCGACCGTCACGCGTCCCGTCGGGCAACAGCAGAAAGTCCGGCTCCCGGCCGTGATCCTGGTTGCCGGCGCCGGCCCGCAGGATCGCAACGAGCTGGTGTTTGGAATCCCGGTGTTCGCGCACATCGCGAACGCGCTGGCCGACGCCGGCTTTCTCGTCGTCCGGTACGACAAGCGCGGTGTGGGTCAGAGCGGTGGGCGCCCTGAGTCGGCCACGCTGAAGGATTACTCGGAAGATCTGCGCGCGGCGCTGGCGTATGCGGCGAAGCGTCGTGATGTCGATCCGCGCCGCATCGCGGTGCTCGGGCACAGCGAGGGAGCCGCCGTCGCGATGCTGGCGGCGGCAAGGAACAAGCGCGTGGCCGCGCTCGTGCTTGTCGCCGGCATGGGAACGACCGGCGCCGAGATCGTGCTCGAGCAGCAGCAGCACCTGCTCGCGCGGGCGAAGCTGACCGACGCCGAGCGGAAACAGAAGATCGGGCTGCAGCACAGGATTCACCAGGCGGTGCTGACGGGCAGGGGGTGGGAAGAGATCCCGCCCGAGATTCGCAGTGCGGCGGATTCGCCGTGGTTCCGCAGCTTCCTGGCGTTCGATCCCGCGAAGGTCATGAAAGACGTCCGCCAGCCGATCCTGATCCTGCAGGGGACGCTCGACACCCAGGTGAAGCCGCACCACGCCGACAAGCTCGCGGCCATGGCCCGCGCGCGCAAGAAAGGGGGCGCCGTGCAGCTGACGACGGTGGAGGGGGTCAATCACCTGCTGGTCCCCGCCGCGACGGGCGAGTTCGACGAGTACCCAGACATCAAGGAGAAGAAGGTCAGCGCGAAGGTGATTGAAGCGATCCGCGACTGGCTGAAACAGGCATTGTAGTGGTCAGTGGTCAGTCGTCACCGGCCACTGATCACCGGCCACTGATCACTATTCGTACCTGAGCGCCTCGATCGGATCCATCCTTGCCGCGCGGATGGCGGGCAGCAGGCCGCTGACCAGGCCCACGGCGACGAGAATCGTCGCGCACACCGCGAGCAGCTCGACGCTCAGCACGAGGGTGATGTCGGTCCTGCGCGTCACGTCGTCCATGAGCTCGGCGAGGAACGGCCGCGGGCTCACCGCGGTCACGATCGCCCACGACAGCGCGATGCCGGCGGCCCCGCCGGCGAAGGTCGTCACGAGCGCCTCGAGCAGGAACTGAAAGAGGATCTCGCGGCGTTTCGCGCCGAGCGCCTTGCGGACGCCGATCTCGCGCGTGCGCTCGGTCACCGACACGAACATGATGTTCATCACGCCGACGCCGCCGATGAGCAGCGTCAGCACGCCGATGAACGTCAGAATCACCTTGAGCCCCCTGGTGATCCCGCCGATCTGCTCCATCGCCTCCACCGAATCGTTCATGATGACGGCGCGCTCGTCCGCCGGGTTGTAGCGGTGGCGCTTCGCGAGCGTTTCGCGCACGGCGCGCAGCGCGCGCGGCTGCACGGACGGATCGACGGACTGGAACACCAGCGTGTCGAGATACTCCGTGTCGGCGATCTGCGACATCGCGGTGTACGGAATGAAGATGCACTCCTTGTCCGGCGAGAAGTAGTTCGACAGCTGGACCTTGTCGTCCATGACGCCGACCACCTCGAACGGCAGCCCCGCGACCCGGATCGCTTCGCCCACGGCGCGGCGCGCGCCGAACATCTTGCGCGCCACCGACGAGCCCAGGAACGCCACCCTGCGGTGCTGGTACACGTCCTCGTCGGTGAGGAACCGCCCGTTGCCCTTTCCCGCCCGCTCGTTGCGCATCGACCCATAGGACGCACTGACGCCGCGAACCGCGTAGGTGCTCTGCCTGGTGCCGTACGTGACGGACAGCCGCTCGACGTACTCGGGGCTTGCGCCCTTGATCAGCGGCAGGTCGCGGATCGCGTCCACGTCGCCGAGCGTCATCCGCACGCGGCGGCCGGCGCGCTCGCCGCCCGCCTGCATGCTCGTCTGGCCGGGCCACGTCACGACCGTCCCCGAGCTGAACGCGTTGCGCATCCCGTACTCGATCGCCGAGTGAAACCCGTTGCCGTACGCCAGCAGCACGACGACGGAGACGATGCCCCACGAAATGCCGAGCATCGACAGCCCCGCCCGCATACGGTGGTGCACGAGGCCGTGGAACGCCTCCCGGATGATCTCGAGAAGGACCTTCATCTCACATCTCGTCGCGCAGCGCTTCAACCGGGGGCAGCTGCGCGGCGCGCCGTGCCGGATACGTCGAGGTGACCACCCCGATGAGCGCCAGCGTGCCCACCGCGACGAGCCCGGTCTGCGGCGTCACGATCATCCCGCTGAAGCGCATGGGCATGGGCAGCTGGTTGATGATCGCGCACAGCACGAGCGCGACGATCATCCCGAACAGCCCGGCGCCGCCGGTGAGGAACAGCCCCTCGAGAAAGAACTGCCGCTGGACCGACCGCGTGGTCGCGCCGAGCGCCTTGCGCACGCCGATTTCACGCGTGCGCTCCCTGACGGCGATGAGCATGATGTTCATGACGCCGATGCCGCCGAGCGCCAGCGTGACCACCCCGACGACGGTGAAGAACTGCTTCATGTAGACGATGATCCGGCCGAACACCATCGTCTCGATGGACGTGTCCCACACGCCGATCGCGTCGCGATCGGCTGGATCGAAGCGGTGCTTCGCGGCGAGAATCGCGCGGATCTCGCGCTCCATCGGCCAGTCTATGTCGTCGACGAGCCCGGTGCGCGTCGCGAGATGCTTCGGCAGCTCGGCGACCACCCAGTCGTGCGGCTGCACGATCACGCGCGAGACCACGCCCGGCGCGATCGGGCGCGGGAAGTCGCGCACCATCGCGCTGAACGGCACGAACATCTTGTCGTTGTCCGGGCCGCTGTAGCTGCTGTCCTGATCCTTCTTGCGGATCGCGCCGATGACGGTGAAGGGGACGCCGTTGAGGGTCACGACCTCGCCCAGCGGATCGCGCGCGCCGAACAGCTGTCGTGCGAGGTCCGCGCCGGCGATCGCCACGCGCCGCCCGTTCCGT
Encoded proteins:
- a CDS encoding tagatose 1,6-diphosphate aldolase, which produces MKLSAGKLAGMKAVSNERGVIAAAAMDQRGSLKKSLAKEKSGEITDADMEQFKSIVTEVLTPHASAILLDPEWGLPASKRRAKNAGLLMAYEKTGYDANTPGRLPDLLDHWSVRRLKEAGADCIKILLYYTPFDPGKINEVKHAWVERIGDECRANDIPFFLEFVGYEEGMDEKGFEFAKKKPEVVIGSMKEFTKDRYGVDVMKVEVPINMKFVEGARAFGGQKAYTRAEALEYFRKAQAVSTRPFIYLSAGVSNAEFTESLELAAESGVKFNGVLCGRATWKDGIPVYAKQGPDAFRSWLQDQGVKNINNVNERLKAATPWEAR
- the thiI gene encoding tRNA 4-thiouridine(8) synthase ThiI codes for the protein MKSVVVHYQEIALKGKNRPWFVARLVRNLKEATAGLDVRAVRPLMGRIELQLGPGADWSAVRDRLKLVSGVGNFARAGRVAFDPASAPSDIFDLISREILADLGSTEAATFRASVKRADKRFPMPSPAIEREIGGRIKEAKGWRVDLSNPALTIHVELLTREAFYFFGREAGAGGLPVGASGRVVCLLSGGIDSPVAAWRMMRRGCRATLVHFHSYPVLSRASQEKARELAQVLARHQLHSRLFVVPFGDIQQQALLSVPPPLRVVVYRRIMLRIAARIAGRVRAKALVTGEVVGQVASQTLENMAVIGSAVRLPILRPLVGMDKEEITAQAEQLGTYRISIIPDQDCCTLFTPRHPATRARVEDVEAAESALPVEALIEKALADASVEEFRFPVVKSIVSEEA
- a CDS encoding FAD-dependent oxidoreductase codes for the protein MGGGGDLVPHHAGRRAGRVAVIDTVVVGGGFAGLAAAVRLTQAGLRVLAVEARPRLGGRATAFPDRVTGALVDNGQHVMFGCYTETLDFLRTIGAAANVRLQPSLDVPFIDVRGRVTRLRCPDLPSPFHLAGGLIDWDALRWRDRWAALRVWRAVTRHEARGTRHEDEEGDGQTSVAEWLRSLRQTRRLRDFLWEPLAVAALNEPPELASADAFARVLSLMFGNGPAHAAVAMPAVPLDEMYARPARAFIESRGGTVRLNALAKVVIDDGAVSGVRIGSEMVPCRSVVSSVPWNTFGSLFDSIPRALQDTAATAARITSRPIVTANLWFDRPVMEEPFVGLPGCTVQWAFEKGRDASHLSCTVSGAIELVDRTSEEILRIAEADIRSRLTRARRAALVRGTVVRERHATFATAQRDVRRPATVTAVPGFFLAGDWIDTGLPGTIEGAVRSGNAAAEAVITKSPIHQITRSPDP
- the hpnD gene encoding presqualene diphosphate synthase HpnD — translated: MARNTSFYYAFLALPRERREAIITLWDFCRAADDAVDLAADEESGAAHLAKWRAEVAACYGEGEPQTGVGRRLAGVVRQFRLPRQPFDDLLDGVAMDLTQKRYATFNDLYRYCLRVASAVGLLSVEIFGYHSASARDYAVELGIALQLTNILRDVPSDLARGRIYIPVEDMRRHEVSEADLRAAAQGAMPPRVRALLEAFGARARHYFTRARAALPREDRRRLIPAEIMGAIYFSLLRRIERAQYDVFTRRLSVARPVRAWVAVATWFRIMLGAAQAAWR
- the hpnC gene encoding squalene synthase HpnC, with product MARTHYENFPVASLLLPAHMRPHVAALYAFARTADDFADEGDRTPEERERLLDDWRARLHAAVTSPATDPVFIAVAHTIKSCHLPIALFDDLISAFRQDVRVKRYATWADVLDYCTRSANPVGRLVLRIAGYDAPHLDRQSDAVCTALQLTNFWQDLERDWDKGRLYVPRDDLAAAGASEEDVAGRRLTPALRAALHAVAARTRALFEDGRGIAGEVRGRLRWELRLTWLGGVRILDRLERRGFDVFARRPALSTADVPVLAWRAMVWRDVRKMK
- a CDS encoding cob(I)yrinic acid a,c-diamide adenosyltransferase, whose translation is MKIYTRTGDSGETGLFDGTRVSKADPRVSAYGEVDELNAWLGLVRAGRPPLDAALAGMIDQIQRDLFALGARLADPAHRIAERVTKASIGSGDVTRLEEWIDKLESELPPLRRFILAGGCPPGAALHVARTVCRRAERAVVGLGDAAVQDVVVYLNRLSDLLFVMARAANHRAGAPEMEW
- a CDS encoding A/G-specific adenine glycosylase codes for the protein MLAWYRANGRDLPWRRTRDPYRVLVSEVMLQQTQVDRVLPKYAEWLEKYPTFEVLAAADPQDATRTWYPLGYNIRPRRLHAIAQEAVTRYGGALPSDGETLQSFKGIGAYTAGAVLSFAFGQRAAILDTNVARVLHRIFVARGDARAHAARKHLWALSRTVLPLRHVYDFNQALMDFGATLCTARKPRCPECPLRSMCRTYARLDNGRRRGR
- a CDS encoding (deoxy)nucleoside triphosphate pyrophosphohydrolase, with amino-acid sequence MPDSITVVAAVVERDGAFLVTRRLDGTHLAGMWEFPGGKCDPGESHGACLAREMREELAVEIRVREKILGVAYDYPERSIALHFYRCDLAGEPVPQLGQQMQWAPRAALRDLDMPPADADVIELLSR
- a CDS encoding aminomethyl transferase family protein; protein product: MRIPEYEALRGSAGLIDRSGRGVVRLDGNDRRSFLQGVLTNDIEALAPGASCYAAFLTPQGRMIADMHVLVLDAFVLLDVAREQAAPLAARFDLSIFTEDVAVRDASSEYGRLAVAGPDAPRILEPVRAATPGLVVFSDAAWDVPMIEVLAPADATGAVRDALRAAGARDAGEGAVNTLRVESGVPLFGKDMDETTIPLEAGIESRAISFTKGCYVGQEVIIRVLHRGHGRVARKLVRLAIDAASEADLPSAEAPLAKGGREVGKLTSVAWSPRRRKGVALGYVSRDLAESGTTFDAGVAVV
- a CDS encoding alpha/beta fold hydrolase; protein product: MLAAVLLAAGTASGQERTGDPAPGPANYTIFIKGQRVGHEEANLVRTPDGWRISSSSRMAAGQMTLENRHFEVRYGPDWQPIELRIDAVINGKPLAITTSFTMTTAVSEITSGDTTNTKSDTISARALVVPNNFYAGYEAVAARLMNVEKGAQLPAYVAPTGEVPLIVEDIAEEQIQTAGGTLAVRRFRLTFQNLGLPVAADVWVDGRGRMARLEVPAVSLQVVREELATAMTRFEVAAHPGDEPATIRANGFNLAATVTRPVGQQQKVRLPAVILVAGAGPQDRNELVFGIPVFAHIANALADAGFLVVRYDKRGVGQSGGRPESATLKDYSEDLRAALAYAAKRRDVDPRRIAVLGHSEGAAVAMLAAARNKRVAALVLVAGMGTTGAEIVLEQQQHLLARAKLTDAERKQKIGLQHRIHQAVLTGRGWEEIPPEIRSAADSPWFRSFLAFDPAKVMKDVRQPILILQGTLDTQVKPHHADKLAAMARARKKGGAVQLTTVEGVNHLLVPAATGEFDEYPDIKEKKVSAKVIEAIRDWLKQAL
- a CDS encoding ABC transporter permease, which translates into the protein MKVLLEIIREAFHGLVHHRMRAGLSMLGISWGIVSVVVLLAYGNGFHSAIEYGMRNAFSSGTVVTWPGQTSMQAGGERAGRRVRMTLGDVDAIRDLPLIKGASPEYVERLSVTYGTRQSTYAVRGVSASYGSMRNERAGKGNGRFLTDEDVYQHRRVAFLGSSVARKMFGARRAVGEAIRVAGLPFEVVGVMDDKVQLSNYFSPDKECIFIPYTAMSQIADTEYLDTLVFQSVDPSVQPRALRAVRETLAKRHRYNPADERAVIMNDSVEAMEQIGGITRGLKVILTFIGVLTLLIGGVGVMNIMFVSVTERTREIGVRKALGAKRREILFQFLLEALVTTFAGGAAGIALSWAIVTAVSPRPFLAELMDDVTRRTDITLVLSVELLAVCATILVAVGLVSGLLPAIRAARMDPIEALRYE